One genomic region from Clostridium saccharobutylicum DSM 13864 encodes:
- a CDS encoding YihY/virulence factor BrkB family protein: MNKIKSKIRRQINLLIHLIIKIKNDDIFALASQLAYYLMLSFFPFILFLMTLVGFSSLSSVDILNGVNGILPKSVVDLTRSTITEVFDNQYKGLLWLSILLMIWTSSTGFKAVIKGVNKAYNFKENRSFIKISIISMLGILSIAMIILLALVMLVFGGVIADYMRKMLPVYYVIVVVWNAFRYAFVFIVMIFIFAAIYRIAPAKKLTWNEVIPGAVFSTIGWILISFGFSFYINRFTNYSRFYGSLGAVFILMTWLFLVSMIFILGVEINFVTDQINDSSNLLD, from the coding sequence ATGAATAAGATAAAATCAAAGATAAGGCGACAAATTAATTTATTAATACATCTTATTATTAAGATTAAGAATGATGATATTTTTGCATTAGCATCTCAACTAGCATATTACTTAATGTTATCTTTTTTTCCATTCATTCTATTTCTAATGACATTAGTTGGATTTAGTAGTTTGAGCTCAGTTGATATATTAAATGGAGTGAATGGAATACTTCCTAAAAGTGTTGTGGATTTGACTAGATCAACTATTACGGAAGTTTTTGATAATCAGTATAAAGGATTATTATGGCTATCAATTTTACTAATGATATGGACATCATCAACTGGATTTAAAGCTGTTATAAAGGGAGTTAATAAAGCATATAACTTTAAAGAAAATAGGTCGTTTATAAAAATATCAATTATCTCAATGCTAGGAATATTATCTATAGCTATGATTATTTTATTAGCATTAGTTATGTTAGTATTTGGCGGTGTTATAGCTGATTATATGAGAAAAATGCTTCCTGTTTATTATGTAATAGTAGTTGTGTGGAATGCATTTAGATATGCATTTGTATTTATAGTAATGATTTTTATATTTGCAGCAATATATAGGATTGCACCAGCAAAAAAACTTACCTGGAATGAAGTTATTCCAGGAGCAGTATTTAGTACAATAGGATGGATACTAATTTCGTTCGGATTTTCATTTTATATAAATAGATTTACTAATTATTCTAGATTTTACGGAAGCCTTGGAGCTGTATTTATTTTAATGACATGGTTATTTTTAGTGTCTATGATATTTATATTAGGAGTAGAAATAAATTTTGTTACAGATCAAATTAATGACAGTAGTAATTTACTAGACTAA
- the dltA gene encoding D-alanine--poly(phosphoribitol) ligase subunit DltA: MKILDSIEKFAKTERAAVKCLGNELTYKELNENSDKIAKYLLEEFKSDRTPIIIYGNKENEILPIMIGALKSGRAYVPLDITFPEERVNQIIKEINPKVIFNFTQNNLKTHDALEINLDQLKDILKCEISNLSRDTWVKDDDNCYILFTSGSTGKPKGVQISKKNIDSFTQWFEKYLNFDESPNTILNQISYSFDVSVIPIYIGLGNGKTLFSLNKDTLEDLKELFNQLINSHIDCWVSTPALAEMCSKFDDFNDEKISDLTSFVFAGEVLTKKLIGELTKRFSKARIINGYGPTEATVLISAIDINKQMIESEKSIPIGYPIENCELSIIDKNGNKVKDGEKGELIVIGDSVSKGYLNNPEMTNKAFFKSADGKQGYKTGDLAYYEEGIIYYCGRKDFQIKLNGFRIEIEDIENNLRKVNNINNAVVFPVFNEEHKISHLTAFVVLNEENELSNLKKSILIKNELKKLIPSYMIPRNVKILKEFPLNTNGKIDRKKLMEAVK; encoded by the coding sequence ATGAAGATATTAGATAGCATTGAGAAGTTTGCAAAAACAGAAAGAGCAGCAGTTAAATGTCTAGGAAATGAATTAACATATAAAGAATTGAACGAAAACTCTGATAAAATAGCAAAATATTTATTGGAAGAATTTAAAAGTGACAGAACGCCAATAATTATTTATGGAAATAAAGAAAATGAAATTTTGCCGATAATGATCGGTGCATTAAAATCGGGAAGAGCATATGTACCATTAGATATAACATTTCCAGAAGAAAGAGTTAACCAAATAATTAAAGAAATCAATCCTAAAGTTATATTTAATTTTACGCAGAATAATTTAAAAACACATGATGCATTAGAAATAAATTTAGACCAATTGAAAGATATATTGAAATGTGAAATATCAAATTTATCTAGAGATACTTGGGTAAAAGATGATGATAATTGCTATATATTATTTACTTCAGGAAGTACAGGAAAACCTAAAGGAGTACAAATAAGCAAGAAAAATATTGATTCATTTACACAATGGTTTGAAAAGTATCTTAATTTTGATGAAAGTCCAAACACAATATTAAATCAAATATCATATTCATTTGATGTATCAGTAATTCCTATATATATAGGATTAGGTAATGGAAAAACATTATTTAGTTTAAATAAAGATACTTTAGAGGATTTGAAAGAATTATTTAATCAGCTAATTAATTCACATATTGATTGTTGGGTTTCAACTCCAGCTTTAGCTGAAATGTGTAGTAAGTTTGATGATTTTAATGATGAAAAAATTAGCGATTTAACAAGCTTTGTATTTGCAGGAGAAGTGCTAACTAAAAAATTAATTGGTGAATTAACAAAAAGATTTTCAAAGGCTAGGATTATAAATGGGTATGGTCCTACAGAAGCAACAGTTTTAATTTCAGCAATTGATATAAATAAACAAATGATAGAATCGGAAAAATCTATTCCAATAGGATATCCAATTGAAAATTGTGAATTGAGTATAATAGATAAAAATGGTAACAAAGTTAAAGATGGAGAGAAGGGTGAACTTATTGTCATAGGGGATAGTGTAAGTAAGGGATATTTAAACAATCCAGAAATGACTAATAAGGCTTTCTTTAAATCGGCAGATGGTAAGCAGGGATATAAAACTGGAGATTTAGCTTATTATGAAGAGGGAATAATATATTATTGTGGAAGAAAAGACTTTCAAATTAAACTAAATGGTTTTAGAATAGAGATTGAAGATATAGAAAACAATCTAAGAAAAGTTAATAATATAAATAATGCAGTAGTATTTCCAGTATTTAATGAAGAACATAAAATTTCTCATTTAACAGCATTTGTAGTTTTGAATGAAGAAAATGAACTGTCAAATTTAAAAAAATCAATTTTAATAAAAAATGAATTAAAAAAATTGATACCATCATATATGATTCCAAGGAATGTGAAAATACTAAAGGAATTTCCACTAAATACAAATGGAAAAATTGATAGAAAAAAACTTATGGAGGCTGTAAAATGA
- the dltC gene encoding D-alanine--poly(phosphoribitol) ligase subunit 2 — MEEKVVKILVDVIGNDDIEEERDENLFEAGLLDSLGIIEVLLKIEEVFGLKLQPTDLERKDMATVNNLVAFLKTKL, encoded by the coding sequence GTGGAAGAAAAAGTAGTAAAAATATTAGTTGATGTTATAGGTAATGATGATATTGAAGAAGAAAGAGATGAAAATTTATTTGAAGCAGGGCTTCTTGATTCATTAGGAATTATAGAAGTATTATTAAAGATTGAAGAAGTTTTTGGATTAAAGCTTCAACCAACAGATTTAGAAAGAAAAGATATGGCTACAGTAAATAATTTAGTTGCTTTTTTAAAAACTAAACTTTAG
- a CDS encoding DUF6514 family protein — translation MNLVEEYICINKDTDIEFRYTYRLTKKDYNGIDAYGIEIERKDYIGLKNVNLERERIDMVSAHRHKVKQILIKLYNNQVSPIHLLDVVGEYADQHVYEFDVGLNKQYVNSR, via the coding sequence ATGAATTTAGTTGAGGAATATATATGTATTAATAAAGATACTGATATAGAGTTTAGATATACTTATAGATTAACAAAAAAAGATTACAATGGAATAGATGCATATGGAATAGAAATTGAAAGAAAGGATTATATTGGTCTAAAGAATGTAAACTTGGAGAGAGAAAGAATTGATATGGTTTCAGCACACAGACATAAAGTAAAACAAATTCTTATAAAATTATATAATAATCAAGTGTCACCAATTCATCTTTTAGATGTTGTTGGAGAATATGCAGATCAACATGTATATGAATTTGATGTAGGCTTAAATAAGCAATATGTAAATAGCAGATAA
- a CDS encoding single-stranded DNA-binding protein, which translates to MNKIILVGNFVKDPELRHTENGEKIYTRFTIAVQRNFRLPDGTREADFIPVKVWGKKAEVICKYMKKGSCITVSGRLKTGNYEDKDGNKRYIAEVVAEDFKFLDHRKIEENVSAN; encoded by the coding sequence ATGAATAAAATAATATTAGTGGGGAATTTTGTTAAGGACCCTGAACTAAGGCATACTGAAAATGGAGAAAAAATATATACAAGATTCACCATTGCAGTACAAAGAAATTTTAGATTACCAGATGGAACTAGGGAAGCTGATTTCATACCAGTTAAAGTATGGGGGAAAAAGGCTGAGGTTATATGTAAGTATATGAAAAAAGGAAGTTGTATAACTGTAAGTGGAAGACTTAAGACAGGAAATTATGAAGATAAGGATGGAAATAAACGATATATAGCAGAGGTAGTTGCAGAGGATTTTAAATTCCTTGATCATAGAAAGATAGAAGAAAATGTTTCTGCAAATTAG
- the acpS gene encoding holo-ACP synthase, whose amino-acid sequence MIIGIGIDIIEIYRIEKVVQRTPSFIEKSFTSNEIKYFESKGLKANVIAGNFSAKEAISKAIGTGFRGFGLKDIEVLRDELGKPVVKLSDKIYELLDLKDINIHISISHSKENAIAYAIMEAI is encoded by the coding sequence ATGATTATTGGAATTGGCATAGATATAATAGAAATTTACAGAATAGAAAAAGTTGTACAAAGAACTCCGAGTTTTATTGAAAAATCATTTACTAGCAATGAAATAAAATATTTTGAATCAAAAGGATTAAAAGCAAATGTTATAGCCGGTAATTTTTCAGCAAAAGAAGCAATAAGCAAAGCAATAGGAACTGGGTTTAGAGGATTTGGGTTAAAGGATATTGAGGTTCTTAGAGATGAATTAGGTAAACCTGTTGTCAAATTAAGTGATAAAATCTATGAATTATTAGATTTAAAGGATATTAATATTCACATAAGTATCTCACATAGTAAGGAGAATGCTATAGCTTATGCAATTATGGAGGCAATATAA
- a CDS encoding bifunctional ADP-dependent NAD(P)H-hydrate dehydratase/NAD(P)H-hydrate epimerase has protein sequence MFEVFSSDKCKNMDKEAIEELGIPGIILMENAAIGIFDNIKDKGSSFLILCGKGNNGGDALALSRHLIIAGKNVKVYIISKDEEYSDDFKVNFNILKGLVKKEDIVFIRSEDDINDVMVNDLENYDITVDGIFGVGLNKELTGMFKKTIKYVNEYAKCIVAIDIPSGLDCNLGIERGISVRADYTYTFEVIKKGFLNYQAIGCVGDVRVLKIGIPEHIKQSNSDGFYILEKNEYKQLVPKRKVYGHKGSYGRAVIAAGRKGFTGAAFITTECTVRAGSGLTTLICNEDVQEELSNKLIESMTITWEDERLIELIKNANSIAFGPGIGTSDREASLLEKVIDNSSCPIVIDADGITLLARKKALLKKLKGRAVITPHPGEMARFLDMGIEQIEENRSSIAKEVAKRYGITVLLKGYNTVISDGEDIYINPTGNSKMASGGMGDALTGIINAFISQGIGLKESALLGAYIHGYIPDKLSDQVYIVNARDIINELPKQINNIISE, from the coding sequence ATGTTTGAAGTTTTTTCGAGTGATAAGTGCAAAAACATGGACAAAGAAGCAATTGAGGAATTAGGAATACCAGGGATTATACTTATGGAAAATGCCGCAATTGGTATATTTGATAATATAAAAGATAAAGGGAGTTCATTTCTAATATTATGTGGTAAAGGAAATAATGGAGGGGATGCCTTAGCACTATCTAGACATTTAATTATAGCAGGAAAAAACGTTAAAGTTTATATTATAAGTAAGGATGAAGAGTATTCAGATGACTTTAAAGTTAATTTTAATATATTAAAAGGGTTAGTTAAGAAAGAGGATATTGTATTTATAAGATCAGAAGATGATATTAATGATGTCATGGTTAATGATTTAGAAAACTATGATATAACAGTAGATGGAATATTTGGTGTGGGTTTAAATAAAGAATTAACTGGTATGTTTAAGAAAACAATAAAGTATGTTAATGAATATGCAAAATGTATAGTAGCAATCGACATTCCATCGGGATTAGATTGTAATTTAGGGATTGAGAGAGGAATTTCAGTTAGGGCAGATTATACGTATACGTTTGAAGTAATTAAGAAAGGATTCTTAAATTATCAAGCGATTGGCTGTGTTGGAGATGTAAGAGTATTGAAAATAGGGATACCAGAACATATTAAACAGTCAAATTCAGATGGGTTTTATATTTTAGAGAAAAATGAATATAAACAATTAGTTCCTAAAAGAAAGGTATATGGTCACAAGGGAAGTTACGGTAGAGCAGTAATAGCAGCTGGAAGAAAGGGATTTACAGGTGCTGCATTTATTACAACAGAGTGTACAGTTAGAGCAGGAAGTGGACTTACTACATTAATATGTAATGAAGATGTTCAAGAAGAATTATCAAATAAATTAATAGAATCTATGACGATAACTTGGGAAGATGAGAGATTAATTGAACTTATAAAAAATGCTAATTCTATTGCATTTGGACCAGGTATAGGTACAAGTGATAGGGAAGCAAGTTTATTAGAAAAAGTTATAGATAATAGTAGTTGTCCGATTGTAATCGATGCAGATGGAATAACTTTGCTAGCAAGAAAGAAAGCATTATTAAAAAAATTAAAAGGAAGAGCAGTTATTACTCCACATCCAGGAGAAATGGCTCGATTTTTAGATATGGGTATTGAACAGATAGAAGAGAATAGATCGAGTATAGCAAAGGAAGTTGCTAAGAGATATGGGATAACTGTTTTATTGAAGGGATATAATACTGTAATTTCAGACGGAGAAGATATTTATATAAATCCTACAGGAAATAGCAAGATGGCATCAGGGGGAATGGGAGATGCATTAACGGGTATAATAAATGCATTTATTTCGCAAGGAATTGGATTGAAAGAATCAGCCCTTTTAGGTGCGTACATTCATGGATATATACCTGATAAGCTTAGTGATCAGGTTTACATAGTAAATGCAAGAGATATTATAAATGAATTGCCTAAACAAATTAATAATATTATTAGTGAGTAA
- the dltB gene encoding D-alanyl-lipoteichoic acid biosynthesis protein DltB codes for MILIQYGDYFYLYVLMISLIPAIILGILEKPIKYYGAFLSVLMVIAIMGFGKLFPLFLVGQIVLIKAYYAIRKKTDNKYIYFLALFCSMLPLIISKLSGLTQTVNLGFIGLSYLNFKAIQMIIEIYDGAIEEVNILKTLYFFIFFPTLSSGPVDRSRRFNKDLEEKILRKEYINNYLEDGIKHIIRGIVYKFVLADLINSLWMTKIPTDITFVNSINYMYAYSLYLFFDFAGYSAFAVGASYILGIRTPENFNKPFLSKSMKEFWNRWHISLSRWFGDYIYSRFILNSLRKKRFKNRIIASHVGQILTMFIMGCWHGLKWFYIIYGLYQGLALVLTDIYERRSKFYKAHKKEKWFQCVQIVVTFHIACFGLLLFSGYLFNK; via the coding sequence ATGATATTAATTCAGTATGGGGATTATTTTTATCTGTATGTATTAATGATCTCGCTAATACCAGCTATCATTTTAGGTATATTAGAAAAACCAATTAAATACTACGGTGCATTTTTATCAGTTCTTATGGTAATTGCCATTATGGGATTTGGTAAGTTATTTCCATTATTTTTAGTTGGACAAATTGTACTAATAAAAGCATATTATGCAATTAGAAAAAAAACCGATAATAAATATATATATTTTTTAGCATTGTTTTGTTCAATGTTGCCTTTGATTATATCAAAGTTAAGTGGTCTAACACAAACTGTTAATTTAGGATTTATAGGTCTTTCATATTTGAATTTTAAAGCTATACAAATGATTATTGAAATTTATGATGGAGCTATAGAGGAAGTAAATATTTTAAAAACATTGTATTTCTTTATATTTTTTCCTACATTATCATCAGGTCCTGTGGATAGATCAAGAAGATTTAATAAAGATTTAGAAGAAAAGATATTAAGAAAAGAATATATAAATAATTATTTAGAAGATGGAATTAAACACATTATTAGAGGAATAGTTTATAAGTTTGTACTTGCAGATCTTATAAATTCTCTATGGATGACTAAAATTCCAACAGATATAACTTTTGTAAATTCTATAAATTATATGTATGCATATAGTTTATACTTATTCTTTGATTTTGCAGGGTATAGTGCTTTTGCTGTAGGGGCCAGTTACATATTAGGAATAAGAACACCAGAAAATTTTAACAAACCATTTTTAAGTAAAAGTATGAAGGAATTTTGGAATAGGTGGCATATATCTTTATCAAGATGGTTTGGAGATTATATATACTCAAGATTTATATTAAATAGTTTAAGAAAAAAGAGATTTAAGAATAGAATCATTGCATCTCATGTAGGTCAAATTTTAACTATGTTTATTATGGGATGTTGGCATGGATTAAAATGGTTTTATATAATTTATGGTCTGTATCAAGGACTAGCATTAGTATTGACAGATATATATGAACGTAGATCAAAATTTTATAAAGCTCATAAAAAAGAGAAGTGGTTTCAGTGCGTTCAAATAGTAGTAACATTTCATATAGCTTGTTTTGGATTACTATTATTTTCAGGATATTTATTTAATAAATAG